In Balaenoptera acutorostrata chromosome 19, mBalAcu1.1, whole genome shotgun sequence, the following proteins share a genomic window:
- the USF2 gene encoding upstream stimulatory factor 2 isoform X1, with protein sequence MDMLDPGLDPAASATAAAAAASHDKGPEAEEGVELQEGGDGPGAEEQTAVAIASVQQAAFGDHNIQYQFRTENNGGQVTYRVVQVTDGQLDGQGDTAGAVSVVSTAAFAGGQQAVTQVGVDGATQRPGPAAASVPPGPAAPFPLAVIQNPFSNGGSPAAEAVSGEARFAYFPASSVGDTTAVSVQTTDQSLQAGGQFYVMMTPQDVLQTGTQRTIAPRTHPYSPKIDGTRTPRDERRRAQHNEVERRRRDKINNWIVQLSKIIPDCNADNSKTGASKGGILSKACDYIRELRQTNQRMQETFKEAERLQMDNELLRQQIEELKNENAVLRAQLQQHNLEMVGESARQ encoded by the exons atgGACATGCTGGACCCGGGTCTGGATCCTGCTGCCTCGGCTaccgctgctgctgccgccgccag TCACGACAAGGGACCCGAGGCAGAGGAGGGCGTCGAGCTGCAGGAAG GCGGGGACGGCCCTGGGGCGGAGGAGCAGACGGCGGTGGCCATCGCCAGCGTCCAGCAGGCGGCGTTCGGCGACCACAACATCCAGTACCAATTCCGCACAGAGAACAATGGAGGACAG GTGACATACCGCGTAGTCCAGGTGACTGATGGTCAGCTGGACGGCCAGGGCGACACAGCAGGCGCCGTCAGCGTCGTGTCTACGGCTGCCTTCGCGGGGGGGCAGCAGGCTGTGACCCAGGTGGGTGTGGATGGGGCCACCCAGCGCCCCGGCCCCGCTGCTGCCTCTGTGCCCCCAGGTCCCGCAGCGCCCTTCCCACTG GCTGTAATCCAAAATCCCTTCAGCAATGGTGGCAGCCCGGCAGCTGAGGCTGTCAGTGGGGAGGCACGATTTGCCTATTTCCCAGCGTCCAGTGTGGGAGATACCACGGCTGTGTCCGTACAGACCACAGACCAGAGCTTGCAGGCTGGAG GCCAGTTCTATGTCATGATGACGCCCCAGGACGTGCTTCAGACAGGAACGCAGAGGACAATTGCACCCCGGACACACCCCTACTCCCC GAAAATCGACGGAACCAGGACACCACGGGATGAGAGAAGGAGAGCTCAGCATAATGAAG TGGAGCGGAGGCGGAGGGACAAGATCAACAACTGGATCGTCCAGCTTTCAAAAATCATTCCAGATTGTAACGCAGATAATAGCAAGACAGGAGCG AGTAAAGGAGGGATCCTGTCGAAGGCCTGCGACTACATCCGGGAGCTGCGCCAGACCAACCAGCGCATGCAGGAGACCTTCAAGGAGGCCGAGCGGCTGCAGATGGACAATGAGCTCCTGAGGCAGCAG ATCGAGGAGCTGAAGAACGAGAACGCCGTGCTCCGCGCCCAGCTGCAGCAGCACAACCTGGAGATGGTGGGCGAGAGCGCCCGGCAGTGA
- the USF2 gene encoding upstream stimulatory factor 2 isoform X2 codes for MDMLDPGLDPAASATAAAAAASHDKGPEAEEGVELQEGGDGPGAEEQTAVAIASVQQAAFGDHNIQYQFRTENNGGQVTYRVVQVTDGQLDGQGDTAGAVSVVSTAAFAGGQQAVTQAVIQNPFSNGGSPAAEAVSGEARFAYFPASSVGDTTAVSVQTTDQSLQAGGQFYVMMTPQDVLQTGTQRTIAPRTHPYSPKIDGTRTPRDERRRAQHNEVERRRRDKINNWIVQLSKIIPDCNADNSKTGASKGGILSKACDYIRELRQTNQRMQETFKEAERLQMDNELLRQQIEELKNENAVLRAQLQQHNLEMVGESARQ; via the exons atgGACATGCTGGACCCGGGTCTGGATCCTGCTGCCTCGGCTaccgctgctgctgccgccgccag TCACGACAAGGGACCCGAGGCAGAGGAGGGCGTCGAGCTGCAGGAAG GCGGGGACGGCCCTGGGGCGGAGGAGCAGACGGCGGTGGCCATCGCCAGCGTCCAGCAGGCGGCGTTCGGCGACCACAACATCCAGTACCAATTCCGCACAGAGAACAATGGAGGACAG GTGACATACCGCGTAGTCCAGGTGACTGATGGTCAGCTGGACGGCCAGGGCGACACAGCAGGCGCCGTCAGCGTCGTGTCTACGGCTGCCTTCGCGGGGGGGCAGCAGGCTGTGACCCAG GCTGTAATCCAAAATCCCTTCAGCAATGGTGGCAGCCCGGCAGCTGAGGCTGTCAGTGGGGAGGCACGATTTGCCTATTTCCCAGCGTCCAGTGTGGGAGATACCACGGCTGTGTCCGTACAGACCACAGACCAGAGCTTGCAGGCTGGAG GCCAGTTCTATGTCATGATGACGCCCCAGGACGTGCTTCAGACAGGAACGCAGAGGACAATTGCACCCCGGACACACCCCTACTCCCC GAAAATCGACGGAACCAGGACACCACGGGATGAGAGAAGGAGAGCTCAGCATAATGAAG TGGAGCGGAGGCGGAGGGACAAGATCAACAACTGGATCGTCCAGCTTTCAAAAATCATTCCAGATTGTAACGCAGATAATAGCAAGACAGGAGCG AGTAAAGGAGGGATCCTGTCGAAGGCCTGCGACTACATCCGGGAGCTGCGCCAGACCAACCAGCGCATGCAGGAGACCTTCAAGGAGGCCGAGCGGCTGCAGATGGACAATGAGCTCCTGAGGCAGCAG ATCGAGGAGCTGAAGAACGAGAACGCCGTGCTCCGCGCCCAGCTGCAGCAGCACAACCTGGAGATGGTGGGCGAGAGCGCCCGGCAGTGA
- the HAMP gene encoding hepcidin, protein MALNTQIRATCLLLLLLVSLTSGLVLPPETRQLADLQTQDTAGDAAGLTPVLQRLRRDTHIPTCVFCCGCCGKAGCGLCCRT, encoded by the exons ATGGCACTGAACACGCAGATCCGGGCCAcctgcctcctgcttctcctcctggtCAGCCTGACCAGTGGCCTCGTTCTCCCACCCGAG ACAAGACAGCTCGCAGACCTCCAGACCCAGGACACAGCTGGAGACGCGGCTGGCTTGACG CCCGTGCTCCAGAGGCTGAGACGAGACACCCACATCCCCACGTGCGTATTCTGCTGCGGTTGCTGTGGTAAAGCAGGGTGTGGGTTATGCTGCAGAACATAG